The window gaatcATTAGGTAAACCCCAGGAGAGACTCTGGCTCACACCGAAAGGTCTCTCTCCTCCCCtcgcaaaaaaagaagaagagaaatggGGATAACAGAGACCGCCGGCGAATCCTCGGCGAGAAAGACGCGACGAAGAGCACCAACGTCGTTCGAATCTCTAGACACAGACATACTATGcatcatcttctcctttctcgATTTATTCGATCTCGTTCACTGTACCGTCGTCTGTAACTCCTGGTATGCTGttatcaagaagctgaagctgctACAGTCCTCATGCCGGAGGATGCACCAGGTCGGCTCCACGTCGCTGGAGCAGCCACGCGAGATAGACGTGGAGGATTTCGCGATGAAGCATCACAAGATGGCGTTGCTAAGAGGTCGAATCGAGATTGAGCGGTGGGAAGCTCACTCACACCGGTGAGGCAATGTTCacaattcgtttttttttttttttggcatagCTCTAAATGTTGATTGATGTATGATCAGATTCTCTCAGTGTCGAATGAAGAAGGGATTGCTTTTAACTGGTGTAGGTGATAAGGTGTGTGTTGTTTGTGTTTATCGTGTTGTTATTAGATGATAATATTGGCTAAGGTGATGTGATTGCTTTATCAGGTTATGCGTCTCTGGTCGTTGAATAGTTATAAATGCATGGAGGAATACTCACTTCCTGATGCTGCTTCCTTGGTTGACTTCGATTTTGACGAGAGTAAGGTAAAACCTCCTCAAGTACATTCATGTGTAAAACTTACTGGTTATGGATGTTTTAAGCTACATTCAACGAAAACTGTTCATCAGTTGAAGAGCTAAATAAggaattaatgatcaatggtgcTACATAAACCTCAGCTGAGTCACTGATTTGAATTATTGAAAGCGCCATTATAGTAGTGTTATCTGTTTTCATGTTGATGTTTGTCTCGCTAGATCTCTAGAATTAGTCACTTTTGTAAGTGAATGTTTACAGTGGAAATACGTTTTGCTTTTGGCTTACATTATGTTATTGTCTATATAAGTTGGAAACTGGAAACACAAACTATATCGAGCAGTAGCATATAATGcctaacttttaaaattttttgtttttgagatTGTTGGATTGGTTGGTACTCGGATTAGCATATGGAGGAGAAATGGACAAAGAAGCATCTTTCCGTCTCGTGAAGGCACCATTCCTAAGGGACTTTGTATGCGGTATGTCCAAAAGATACTCTTGGAATATTTAGTTCTGTAGAACGGAACCTTCCTGTTTCAGTGATATACCTGACAATGATTGCTATGATACTTCGACTCTGATACCATTTTGCCTGTAGATTGGCTTCTCTATCTATGCTAAtgaagatttttgttttctttatcaaTCAGTTACATTGACCCAGAAGCTGTAGTTGGATGCGAGGATGGAACAGCTCGTGTATTTGATATGTACAGTAAGACATGTTCTCAGATCATTAGGTACGATATGCCTACTGTGTTGTCGTTATGAGAATTCTTTGCAATTTCATATGAGACTCTAAACTATCTGATGACAGGACTCACGGTGGGCCAATAACGTGCTTATCTTTGAGCGACAATCAACTGTTTCTTAGCGGGTCTTCACTCGGAAGAGTAACAGTATCAGACCCTTTACTAGATCAACCAGTGGCTATGCTTAAATCCACGATAACTGCAGGAGGTaaactcaaaactccattacaGATTACATGTCCAGTGAGAATGCCTAAAAGCAATCCCCTCTGATTCTTCACAGGTATACAGACCATCTGTTTTAACCAAGGCTCCAATCTCGCCTTCTCTGGAACAACCGCTGGATACGTTTCATGCTGGGACCTCAGGTATGTCAATTAAAAACCGCTGGGTTTGTGTTACAAAAACACTATCTTGAGATGCATTGTAGTAACAAAGCTTTTACCACAGGAAAATGAGACAGGTGTGGGAAAATCGAGTGAGTCCTAATGTGGTGTACTCAATACAACAGTTAAAGAACGATACATCGGTTATGGTTGCTGGTGGAATAGACGGTGTGCTGCGAGTGGTTGATCAGAAGAGTGGCAGAGTTCTGTCAAGCTGTATAATGGACGACAAAGTTTCAACAGTTCTGAGAAGGCAGAGCCAAGTCGTGGTTGAGAAAAGGAGAGGAAAAAGAGTATCTCAAGATGTCGAGATCGATAAAATCGAAAGGAAAACTCGGCCTCAGATCAGCTGCATAGCAATGGGAATGAAGAAGGTAGTAACAGCTCACAGTGGTAAATTCATAAGCGTATGGAAATTCAATCATTCATGAAAGTCATAATAGTTGCTATTGAAAGTCATAAGCGTATGGATTCAAGCTGTGTATTTGTGACAGAACTGGAAACAAATCGCATTACTCTGTGTATTTGAGACAAAACTGGAAACCATagcaatatataaatgattcaGAGACGCAAAATCGATTGATAGTAGTGAGAATTCCAAAAAGTTTTTAACACTTGGTAGACTTCTTGGATGTGTCAGCTTGAGACTCAGCTTTGAGGATATTAAGTTGACCACCTTCTTTGCAAGCAGCGTTGGCAGCTTTCACTTCATTGCAATGGTTTATGAACTTGGTAAGCTCCTGCTCCAGTTAACAAAATCAATATAGACAATTTTACTTAAAACTAAAATGATACAAGCTTTTGATCAAATCAACACAGGAACATAGAAACATACCCGGTCGGTGTCTAACTCTTTCGTTGTCTTGGACGGTTTCATATATCTCTTCCCTGGAAGTAGAGGAAGAAGATAAGAAACAGAGATCGTGAGGGAtgtgccaaaaaaaaagaagtgaataTACCTTTGTGATTTTGAACGGATTTGCCATGGCGATTAAGAGCAACGGTCTTCTTTTTCTGTTGCCCCTTGAACTGATTGCTCCTCTGCGTCATCTTCTTTGATCTTCGTCTCTAGAGTTTCCACTCTCTGTACTCTCTAGGGTTGTGTTGTAATAGAAGAGAGCAACTCTCAAGCGGGACTATATAATGGCTATTAAggtccatatatatatagactcaTTATAGAACCCTCTCCTCATTTTTGGAAGGTTCCTTGACAGTCCTTGTCTTGGCTTTGCTCTCAGGATTCTTCGTCTAGTCTTTTTTCAAGCTCTCAACAAGAACTTCTTTTGATTGTGATTGTGTCTCCGCTGAGGTTAAATGCTTCTTGGCCTCATGACGTCGCATCTGTCTCATCACTCCCGTTTGTTATGGAGAAAGAATCGAAAATCTATGCAATAGGAGAAACTACTCTCTCATCATCTCTCCTTCTCTTGCACGTACCACCAAGGTAATGATGCTTTGCTTACTTATATATGCTATTTCAGTTCTAAAGTCTCAGAGTTATTATACTGGAGTTGATAACTAGCGCTGCTTCTTCAAAGTGATGCTTATTGATGGGACATCCATTATGTACAGGGCTTACTATATGCTCCTAGGTATTATAATGCTACTTATGTGTTACACAGTTCCTGGGGTCTCACTTGCTgacatttgatttgatttgggcAAATTGCAGCAAGGTTTAATCATGGCTCACGCTGATGGAACCACCGACTGGGTTTTAACTATATTTTCAGTTCTTTCTCTTGTAACTCTAGACTGCTCTTACATATTCTCCTTAAGTTTGTTTCACAGAAAAAAGCTTCTTGTAGCGTTTTAGGATTGGCTGTTCAAGTAATCATGGTTTGCTTGGAATTGTGTGTTTTCTCAGCTTTAAATGTCTCTTTCCTGCTTTGTGTTCTCACTTgcagatcaatgatgttccattATCCATTTCTTTATCTCTGTGATTTTTACATAttgtagttttatttttttcacatTCAGCTGATCCAGTCATCAGAAAAACTTCAAAGTTGTGGGAGAGCCTTGAAGCGAAGTCTAGATGAAATCCAGAGAACTGTTTCAAGGATGATGTCAGAGGCTGACAAGATTGGGAAGAAGGAAGAAAGAAGACATGAAAAATCTGATGCTTATGAGTCTCTGCTTACTTCGCCTGGACCATGTCACCCTCCCCAATCCCTCATGGTAGTTTAGCTCACCATATTAGCTTCTTAAACCACAGTTCTCAACTATGTTTTGTAAATTCTCCCTTAATAAGATTAACAAGTTCCATGTCTCTCGAAGTCATTAcaacataagaaaataaaaagagttgATCTTCTTTGCCTTTCATTACATTAATCTGCTTTAACCCTGTTACGTCCCAAGATTCTGCTGAAAAGGGACACCAACCACTGCCATAGCATTATCAACCAGTTACGGCTCTTTCCCTTGCCACCACTTTCATCTCTCCCTCCTCCAAATATTCCTTTGTACATCTCTTTTTGCTTTTGGTACACAGCTTTCTCTTGCTCTGCAATGCCTCGCAGCTCTCTTCTAATCGCATTGTCATCAGGTGCATACTTTTGAGCTTTTCGAAAATCTTCACGAGCTGAATCCATCTGTCCTAGCTCTGCCTTGGCCTTCCCTCTTCTGAACAAGGCCTTTgggtttttctcttcttctgtcAACACCTGATAAGTTTCACAGCTTCATTAgattttgagaagaaaaaaaatagtaataaccGCTTACAATAATGAATGCTTACAATGTTGCAGTGACCAATTGCTTCATCGTAACGTTTAAGTTTGATCAAGCAAGCTGCCATGTTTAAGTGGCATGGGTTCTTAACTGCCAAAGCCATATCCTGGTACTTCCCATATAGCTGAAACATGAAGTCGTCCCCCATGTATGCAATGGCCTAAGACAGCAAAAACCATAACTTTTATAAGAGTTAAGGGGACCAAAGAGCTCTATTAAGACTCGCTCAGTAGAGAGGAAGATCTATAACCATTTCATATTGCTGCATGGCCTCCTCCAGTTTATCGTCCTTAAACAGATTATTCCCATCCATTTTCCTTCTGTCTGCTGCACCAATCCTTTCCTCCACAGTCATATCACTGCGAGCCTTTCCCTGTACAATCCATCCCTCTTAAGTCAGCTCAAAACAAAGAGCTTGGGATAACACTTGGTTTTTGAGTTGTCAGGGTAAGGAAATAAGAAACTTGCCTCTTTAGTTTCATCAAAGCCAATAACTTCAACCTCATACAACAAGTCAGCCATAGGAGGAACATTGGGAAAAGAAAAGTTTCCATCTTTCCCGTATCCAAGTTCCCAGCCAATATGCAAGAGCGCACGTTCACCAGACTTCATGCTAGCAACACCCATGGCCAAACCagtcatttcttttttttctgtttcacAGACAACATCACCACTCCTTAAGTGCACAATCTCGTTTAACAAAATGTATATTAACATTAAAGCAAACATTAATGGAGAGACACATACCTTTTCCTAGAACCAGTTCAATAGGTTGCTGCTCTTGCCATGTATCCTCAAATTTATGCTGCGTGTGTTTGGTCCATGCCCTATAATGCACTATGAGCCCGTATGAAATTTGGTCAGAAATTTGATTTAACTGTTCCTTACACCCAAACGAAACTATTCACCAAATTTTAAACAAACCCCTTTTACAAGTTATAGCACAACAATTCCAATTCCATATCAAGGAAAAAAATGTTGAGACTCAGTCAAGAGAGTCCACCACAGAAGAAATATAAAGGGAAGTTAGAGAAGATGATCATCAACAGAGAGCTAAGTGGGGGTACTTACAGAAGCATGTGGAGTATTTGGATGGTTTGGAGCCATGACCTTCTTTAATGATCTGCTTACTGACTTTCTCATCCAGCACTTCCACTGGGCTATCAACTTTGGGAGGAACACTACCGTCTTGAGAAGGAGGCTCACCATGACCAAAGGCACTACCTTCAGTAACTATTTCGTTCTCTTGTTCTGAAACCAAATGATGCAgcaggaaaaaaaaatactagtcAATCAATTCtttaacaaataaacaaaaaaaaaagtaagatcACAAACAATATAAAGCAGTCCACTTTATATTCAGAGAATGAATGAATGAACAGGCAGCAGTTTATACCATGAGATTGACTTTGCTGCTCCAGAGGAGATTCATCCATTTGTTTCCAATCTATTCAACTTCGAAGAGCTGAATGAGTAAGGGTCTAGTGTTAAAATGATTGGCAAAGTCAATAAGAACACAAACAACTTTTTTAAGTGTTGAATTTGATTATACAAGAAGAAGACTTTGTAACTAAAGCTACTAAAACGATGTATGTTTAACTAGAGACAGAACAATTCATTACAGTAGTTTGGATTATATATGAAATGGTGATTTGACTATGGACAAATACGGACagttgaaagaaaaaaacaataaaagctTATTTTTAACAGCAACCATGGGAGGGAGAACAAGAAGTTTTAGCATCGAACATAACGGAACAGAGTAAGGTGGAGAAGTGTGATTCGTCTTCCAAGTCACTCACGAAGACGACTCGACCGATAGAGAGGGAGAGATCTGCCGGGGAGTGGAAGAGACGGATggctttttttttccaatttttggTTAAATAAAATGACAATAAAGACCTTCAAGTTTTCACTTTAGCCAAAACGAACCTTCCAGAAATAAAACTGAGTTCTACTAGTCTTTGAGCTCTAGGGAAATTAAAactgttgaacaaaaaaaaaaaaaaaagggaaatttaaaacaaacaaaaatctttTGGAAAAACTTTGTAAAGACAAAAGTAtcttacaaaattattattagaCACTTCATATTCTAGTCTCTCAATTAAAATGCgtgtatatacatattttttataaaaattataatcacACTccgaaattttcaaaattttagtctttatttttgaaaaatattgatttttgttatataaattCTTTTTGTCATATGGATTTCTGGAAGGCTCATttttagaatataaatttttaccTATATTACAAGTTACATATAGTCAAttatttgattgattttttttgagAATAATTGATTGAAATTTTTAACCTACTCGTATCATGCTATTACAAGTTGTGAGAATAATTGTATCATACTACTATTATACATACTATTACCTACTCGTATCATACTATTACAATTTTTTACCTACTCGTATCATACTATTACAATTTATGAGAAAAAGTTTTTAATAGTATGAGTAGGCTTGTATCATACTATTACAAATTATGAGAATAATTGATTGAAATTTTTTAGCTACTCATCAACAAGGATCTAGAGTCTAGACAGATATGTGCGACCATATTATAACTGAATGTCAAAGTATTTTTTGACCTTTGCCTGAACTTTTTCTGGTTTGTTTCATCAACCTGTGGATGTTTAAAATGTTGAATGGTGAATAATGGAGGAGAGAAGGAACGTAAATGAAGGGATCAACAAGCACATCCGCCAATTTCTGAGTAAAAAACAATCACACCCTCTCATTTCCCAAACCTCTACACCAAGTCGTaactaaaaatcaaaacaagaaaaaacaacaacaaattgAAAAACATTTCTCCCTCCCCAAGAAACAAATAACCCCAACACAATACTATACGAACGAGTAAGAATTAACCACAGATAGATAGAGAGGATGAATACAACTACAACAAAAAACGTATGTGGAGACAAATGGTACCTTAACCTAGACAAGCCTGAAGAGGCTTTGAAGGTTCTTGGCTTCATCGCTATCTTCGTCATCAGAACTCTCCTCCATCATGCCATGAAGCCTTTAGGCCAACCTTACCTCACCACCGATTTTGCCGTACGTCTCAATCTCTTCCCCTTCTCTCTTTTGGATGATATTCCAAAACCAATCCTAACTTGTTATGTGCCTCAGATAGGGTTGATTCTAGGCAACCTTCCCAAGTTTCGAGAAGCATTCTCGGGTCCTTACTCGACCACCCTCAACAACATTATCGAATTCGGAATGATCTGCCATATGTTCGTGATGGGCCTAGAGATGAACCCAAGCGCCCTCCTCAGACCACCAACCAAAGACGCATTCATGGCGTACACAAGCATGCTCACAACCTTTGCCATCGCCTTTGCCACAACGCCTTTCCTCCACTACACCAAAACCGCTCCCTTCGTTTTCTCCTTAGCTCTCTCCCTCATGGCCTCGAGCACCGGCTCGCCTATCCTCACCCGCGTCATCTCCAATCTCAAAATCAGAAAATCTGATCTCGGCAAGCTCGCATCAGCCGCGGGCGTCCACACCGACATGATCTCGACCTTGTTCTACTGcttcggattcatttttttcCCTACGGAGAGACCTCTCCCTCGTCCTCTCCACAGATTCTTCAGAGCCTTACTCATGTTCTGCCTCTTCCTCGCTCAAGTCACTTTCACTTCCATTGTTTCCCCAATCTTTCTCAACTGGGTCAACAACGAGAACCCAGAGGGTAAACCACTCAAAGGCTCTCACCTCGTTATGTCCTTAGCGTTTGTCGTCTTGATATGTAGCTTCCCTACTTGGCCACCTGAGTCAATGTACAACCCGATCCTCAGCGCCTTCACGGCTGGTCTCTTCCTTCCGAACCAAGGAAGGATGTCCAAATGGATCATCAACAAAATCAATTACTTGCTCAGCACGGTGTTCTACcctatcttcttcttttgggTTGGATTCATTATCCACATGAGAAACTTTGACATTGGAGATAAATTGGCTTGGGCGAGATTCTTTTCTCTTCTTGGTACTGTCATAGCCGGAAAAGTCGTCGGAACAGTGTTGTGCGGTGTACTACTCGGATACCATGTCCGAGAAACCGCATCGCTTGGACTGCTTCTTACCACTAAAGGCCACTTTCATGTCTACTTGGCCGCTTTAGCCATTCGGGTATATATACATCAACCTTTCTCCTATCTACTCAACTTATCATTACAACAAAAATGTTTTACCACCAACGAACTATTGGTCTAGTAGTAAAAAAGTGTCTAGTAGCACTCCGCCACACGGATTCAACTCTCGTTGGGAGAGACTATTTATATTGTTTGTCTTTCTGACAAAGAGATGAaaccactttttttttgtctaaatgcAGACAAACAGGGTGAAAAACACGACCGGTGCAATGATGATCTTCGTCATTGTCCTAACAGTGGTCTACTCTCCGTTTGTTGTCATGGACATAATCAAAAGAGCAAGAAAGCGAGTCCCCGTACACATCATGGCGCTACAATGGCTAGATCCAACAACCGAGCTTCGTGTCTTGATGGGTCTACACGGTCCCCACAACATCGGCTCAACGCTCAACCTTATGGAGATCTGCCATGGAGGACGTGAGCCGGGGTCTATATACTACGCTACTGATATGGTGGAGCTGACTGATGAGATCGCCGCCACGCTGAAAAAGGACGGCAGATCGGGTCAGAATAATGATGATTCAGTGACGGTAACAGATAGGACGGTGACGGAGATGCGTGAGAGTATAACCGCTGCTGTCAATGGGTACGGTGAGCTCCGAAGTGGGCAAGGTGTCACAGTGCGTAGGATGCTGGCATTGTCAACGTTTATGACCATGGCACATGATATTTGTGGTTTGGCTGATGAACTTATGGTTTCTATTATAATTCTACCGTTTCATAAACGTAGAAGTCCTGATGGCACTCTTGACTCTGGCCATACCGGGTTCCGTCATGTGAACCGCAAGGTAATCGTTTTATGTTTCCTATCTATAGGCCTGCGGTTATTACCCGAACCCAACCTGCCAAAGTTCACCagctaaaataaaaatttcggtttttggtttggtAATCGGTTTGTTTGGTTTTCTACAAGAATTTATCAAACAGTACCTATCTTAACTGAAATTCCAAtccaaactaaccaaaatccAAACCGTAATAACAGAAATTAActcaatattttttagaaatttattttattcaaacCAAACATTTAACCGACGGcaaaaccaaaaattttggtAAATTTTCTGAAACTGAACTAACCAAGAACCGAAAACTTTTTGATTCACTTCAATGAGATTTCGACCGACCGAACTAACCGAATTCCGAACTAACCAAACAAACCAACACGAACTAACCAAACCGGCAGACCTACCTATTTAGTCACTGGAGATTTAGATAATGCCATTGTGTGTTGCAGATTCTGAAGAACGCACCGTGCTCAATAGGAATCCTTGTAGATAGGTCGTTCGGGCAAACAGAAGAGGCATGGAGACCAGGAGCGTCCATGGACATTGCTATAATATTCATAGGTGGTAGAGACGACAGAGAGGCACTAGCCTTTGCTGCACAAGTGGCTCGACACCCAGCTGTGAAGCTAAGCGTGATACGTTTCCTGGAAGACAAGAGCTCTCAGAACGCGCAGAAGCGCAGCAGCATACTGAACAGAGCGAGCGTGGTGGAGCAAGAGGAGGAGATGAAGCTTGACGACGAGTGTTTCGCTGAGTTCTACGAAAGATATATAGCCGGTGGAGGAAGAGTGTCTTACATGGAGAAGCATCTGACGAACTCTTCAGAGACTTTCACAGCGCTAAAATCACTGGATGGAGAGTATGGGCTGGTGATTGTTgggagaggaggaggaagggCGAGTAGCGGGTTAACCACTGGGTTAAATGATTGGCAGCAATGTCCAGAGCTTGGTCCCATAGGCGATGTTCTTTCCGGATCAGATTTCTCACACAACACATCGATGTTGATTATTCAGCAGCAGCGTACACGTGGTCAGCTAGAAGGGCTTCATGATGATTTCACCATCCTGTAAATATCTGTTCAAATGCATTTACATTGTAGCTTGACCGTCACAACTCTTAAAGAGACTCTGTACAATAGTTCAAAGATTAAGTGGTTTTCATAgataaaatggtaaaaaaaaaagaagaggcaATACTAAGCATAGCCTTGTTAGCAGTCTGAAATGGTGTACAAAACATAGAGTTAAAACAAATTACATGAAGATTTGTTTCTGATTTATACAAACATGTTTAGGAAAAAAAGTCCACAAGACCATTATAAGTCTTGTGGTTGGTGCTTAGAGAAGTCTGAGTTACTTAGTACTGCTGATCCGAAAACTTGGTCATCTATGCCTGAAAAAATACACAGAAGGGTAAAACATAAGACCTGGTAGCATTTGATATTCCATAATCCATCTCACTAATTAAGAAC of the Brassica rapa cultivar Chiifu-401-42 chromosome A03, CAAS_Brap_v3.01, whole genome shotgun sequence genome contains:
- the LOC103860738 gene encoding F-box/WD-40 repeat-containing protein At3g52030, whose amino-acid sequence is MGITETAGESSARKTRRRAPTSFESLDTDILCIIFSFLDLFDLVHCTVVCNSWYAVIKKLKLLQSSCRRMHQVGSTSLEQPREIDVEDFAMKHHKMALLRGRIEIERWEAHSHRFSQCRMKKGLLLTGVGDKVMRLWSLNSYKCMEEYSLPDAASLVDFDFDESKIVGLVGTRISIWRRNGQRSIFPSREGTIPKGLCMRYIDPEAVVGCEDGTARVFDMYSKTCSQIIRTHGGPITCLSLSDNQLFLSGSSLGRVTVSDPLLDQPVAMLKSTITAGGIQTICFNQGSNLAFSGTTAGYVSCWDLRKMRQVWENRVSPNVVYSIQQLKNDTSVMVAGGIDGVLRVVDQKSGRVLSSCIMDDKVSTVLRRQSQVVVEKRRGKRVSQDVEIDKIERKTRPQISCIAMGMKKVVTAHSGKFISVWKFNHS
- the LOC103860737 gene encoding uncharacterized protein LOC103860737, whose product is MTQRSNQFKGQQKKKTVALNRHGKSVQNHKGKRYMKPSKTTKELDTDRELTKFINHCNEVKAANAACKEGGQLNILKAESQADTSKKSTKC
- the LOC103860739 gene encoding peptidyl-prolyl cis-trans isomerase FKBP42, yielding MDESPLEQQSQSHEQENEIVTEGSAFGHGEPPSQDGSVPPKVDSPVEVLDEKVSKQIIKEGHGSKPSKYSTCFLHYRAWTKHTQHKFEDTWQEQQPIELVLGKEKKEMTGLAMGVASMKSGERALLHIGWELGYGKDGNFSFPNVPPMADLLYEVEVIGFDETKEGKARSDMTVEERIGAADRRKMDGNNLFKDDKLEEAMQQYEMAIAYMGDDFMFQLYGKYQDMALAVKNPCHLNMAACLIKLKRYDEAIGHCNIVLTEEEKNPKALFRRGKAKAELGQMDSAREDFRKAQKYAPDDNAIRRELRGIAEQEKAVYQKQKEMYKGIFGGGRDESGGKGKSRNWLIMLWQWLVSLFSRILGRNRVKAD
- the LOC103860741 gene encoding cation/H(+) antiporter 28 isoform X2, coding for MNTTTTKNVCGDKWYLNLDKPEEALKVLGFIAIFVIRTLLHHAMKPLGQPYLTTDFAIGLILGNLPKFREAFSGPYSTTLNNIIEFGMICHMFVMGLEMNPSALLRPPTKDAFMAYTSMLTTFAIAFATTPFLHYTKTAPFVFSLALSLMASSTGSPILTRVISNLKIRKSDLGKLASAAGVHTDMISTLFYCFGFIFFPTERPLPRPLHRFFRALLMFCLFLAQVTFTSIVSPIFLNWVNNENPEGKPLKGSHLVMSLAFVVLICSFPTWPPESMYNPILSAFTAGLFLPNQGRMSKWIINKINYLLSTVFYPIFFFWVGFIIHMRNFDIGDKLAWARFFSLLGTVIAGKVVGTVLCGVLLGYHVRETASLGLLLTTKGHFHVYLAALAIRTNRVKNTTGAMMIFVIVLTVVYSPFVVMDIIKRARKRVPVHIMALQWLDPTTELRVLMGLHGPHNIGSTLNLMEICHGGREPGSIYYATDMVELTDEIAATLKKDGRSGQNNDDSVTVTDRTVTEMRESITAAVNGYGELRSGQGVTVRRMLALSTFMTMAHDICGLADELMVSIIILPFHKRRSPDGTLDSGHTGFRHVNRKILKNAPCSIGILVDRSFGQTEEAWRPGASMDIAIIFIGGRDDREALAFAAQVARHPAVKLSVIRFLEDKSSQNAQKRSSILNRASVVEQEEEMKLDDECFAEFYERYIAGGGRVSYMEKHLTNSSETFTALKSLDGEYGLVIVGRGGGRASSGLTTGLNDWQQCPELGPIGDVLSGSDFSHNTSMLIIQQQRTRGQLEGLHDDFTIL
- the LOC103860741 gene encoding cation/H(+) antiporter 28 isoform X1, which gives rise to MNTTTTKNVCGDKWYLNLDKPEEALKVLGFIAIFVIRTLLHHAMKPLGQPYLTTDFAVRLNLFPFSLLDDIPKPILTCYVPQIGLILGNLPKFREAFSGPYSTTLNNIIEFGMICHMFVMGLEMNPSALLRPPTKDAFMAYTSMLTTFAIAFATTPFLHYTKTAPFVFSLALSLMASSTGSPILTRVISNLKIRKSDLGKLASAAGVHTDMISTLFYCFGFIFFPTERPLPRPLHRFFRALLMFCLFLAQVTFTSIVSPIFLNWVNNENPEGKPLKGSHLVMSLAFVVLICSFPTWPPESMYNPILSAFTAGLFLPNQGRMSKWIINKINYLLSTVFYPIFFFWVGFIIHMRNFDIGDKLAWARFFSLLGTVIAGKVVGTVLCGVLLGYHVRETASLGLLLTTKGHFHVYLAALAIRTNRVKNTTGAMMIFVIVLTVVYSPFVVMDIIKRARKRVPVHIMALQWLDPTTELRVLMGLHGPHNIGSTLNLMEICHGGREPGSIYYATDMVELTDEIAATLKKDGRSGQNNDDSVTVTDRTVTEMRESITAAVNGYGELRSGQGVTVRRMLALSTFMTMAHDICGLADELMVSIIILPFHKRRSPDGTLDSGHTGFRHVNRKILKNAPCSIGILVDRSFGQTEEAWRPGASMDIAIIFIGGRDDREALAFAAQVARHPAVKLSVIRFLEDKSSQNAQKRSSILNRASVVEQEEEMKLDDECFAEFYERYIAGGGRVSYMEKHLTNSSETFTALKSLDGEYGLVIVGRGGGRASSGLTTGLNDWQQCPELGPIGDVLSGSDFSHNTSMLIIQQQRTRGQLEGLHDDFTIL